The sequence CACGTCCGCGAGCCGTTCGACGTCCTCGCGGGTGCGCTCGAGGTTCGCCTGCACGCAGACGCCGACGCCGCCCTCGTGCTCGCGAGCGAGCTCCTCGAACGCGTCGAGGGTCGCGTCGGTCGTCGTGTGATCCTCCATGTCGATCCAAACGAAGACGTCCTCGGCGGCGGCCGCGTCGACGACGTTCGTCACGGTCTCGCGGAAGAGATCCTCACCGAGGTCGAGTCCCAGTTGCGACGGCTTGACCGAGATGCAGGCCTGGAGGTCCGACGCGGCGATGTCCCGAGCCAGCGCGCGGTACTCGGCGGCGTCGGCCCGGACGGATTCATGGTCGTCGTAGTGCTCTCCCAGGTGGTTGACGATCCCCGCGATATCGCGCTCGTTGAGGCGTCGGACGTGCTCGAGGGCCGTTGCCGGGGACTCCCCGGCGACGAAGCGGTTCGCGATCGGCGGGAGCATGGTCGTCCGTTCGACGGCCGTCCCTAAGGGAGTTTGTCCGGTTCGCAGCGTGAGACGTTCCGTCCCGTCGATCCCGC comes from Haloterrigena salifodinae and encodes:
- a CDS encoding proline dehydrogenase family protein; protein product: MLPPIANRFVAGESPATALEHVRRLNERDIAGIVNHLGEHYDDHESVRADAAEYRALARDIAASDLQACISVKPSQLGLDLGEDLFRETVTNVVDAAAAEDVFVWIDMEDHTTTDATLDAFEELAREHEGGVGVCVQANLERTREDVERLADVPGKVRFVKGAYDEPADIAYRDGDQIDREYESLLEYAFERYDGGVAVGSHDPAMIEHAIDCHERYGTDFEIQMLMGVREDAQNDLAAEYPVYQYVPYGNRWKSYFYRRLTERTGNVRFALRALLDR